The Stutzerimonas stutzeri DNA window CTGAATCATGAGACTGCTGCATACCATGCTGCGTGTCGGCGATATGGAGAAGTCCATCGCCTTCTACACCGAAGTGCTGGGCATGACCCTGCTGCGCCGCAAGGATTATCCGGAAGGCAAATTCACCCTGGCCTTCGTCGGTTACGGCGACGAGGCGCACAACAGCGTGATCGAGCTGACCCACAACTGGGGCGTGGAAAAGTACGAGCTGGGCGACGGCTACGGACATATCGCCCTGGAAGTCGAAGATGTCTACAAAGCCTGCGAAGACATCCGCGCACGTGGCGGCAAGATCACCCGTGAGCCTGGGCCGATGAAGCATGGCTCCAGCATCCTGGCCTTCGTCGAGGACCCGGACGGCTACAAGATCGAGCTTCTATCGCCGACTCGGGCCGACTGAGCGGCAAGCATGAAAAAGCCCCTTTCGGGGCTTTTTCTTTTTACAGATCGAAGTCGAAGTCGTTCAACTCTTTCTGCAGACGTCGTTCCTCGAGCAGGTTGTCGATGATCCGGCGCTTGGTCAGATTGGTCTTGGCGACCTCGACAGGGGCTTCGCTGCTCTCGTCGTCATCTTCGGCGATGAAATCGTCTTCGATCTGGATATCTTCTTTCTCGGCCACTTGTTCACTCCAAGGCTACGGGGCGCTCTTGGCGCACCTTATAGCGGCAAATTCGGGGCCGGTAAAAAAGTTTTTTTCAATCACGGGGCGAGCTTTTCTGCTATCCGCTCAATCGTCAGATGTCTTGTGCTTGTACTCGCAGAGGTCTTCGATCCTGCAGCTGCCACACTGTGGTTTGCGCGCCTTGCAGACATAGCGACCATGCAGAATCAGCCAGTGATGCGCGTCCAGCAGATATTCCTTTGGCACGAAGCGGATCAGCTTGCGCTCGACCTCCAGCACGTTCTTGCCGGGCGCGATGCCGGTGCGGTTGCTGACCCGGAAGATATGCGTATCCACCGCCATGGTGAACTGGCGGAAGGCGGTGTTCAGTACCACGTTGGCGGTCTTGCGACCCACCCCTGGCAGCGCTTCCAGTGCCTCGCGGGTGTCCGGTACCTGGCTGCCATGCTGCTCGATCAGGATGCGGCAGGTTTCGATGACATTCTTCGCCTTGCTCGGGTACAGGCCGATGGTGCGGATGTACTCGCACAGGCCATCGTAGCCGAGGGCATAGATGGCTTCCGGGGTATTGGCCACCGGGAACAGCCTGGCGGTGGCCTTGTTCACGCCGACGTCGGTGGCCTGAGCCGAGAGGATCACCGCGATCAGCAGTTCGAAGGGTGTGCTGTAGGCCAGCTCGGTCTTCGGCTCCGGATTGTCTTCATGAAAGCGGCGAAAGATTTCCCGGCGTTTCTCGGCATTCATCGCGGTGCACTCACTCGATCACACCGGTCACCCGCACTCGGCGGCTGGCCGCAGGCGCGACTGGCTGCGCGGCGCTAGCGCGTTCGGCGAGGTGCTGGTCGATACGGTTCTTCAGGGCGATCAGCAGGCCGAGCACAATGAAGGCGCCAGGCGGCAGGATGGCCAGCAGAAAGCCCTTGTAGTCGCTGAACAGGGTGATCTGCCAGTCGCTGGCGACCGGCCCGAACAGCAGGTGCATGTTGGCGAACAGCGCGCCGGTGCCGAACAGCTCGCGCAGACCGCCCAGCACCACCAGCACCAGACAGAAGCCGATACCCATCACCAGGCCGTCGAAGCCGGCGATCAGCGGATTGTGCTTCGCAGCGAAGCCGTCGGCGCGGCCGAGGATCACGCAGTTAGTGGTGATCAGCGGGATGAAGATGCCGAGAATCTGGTACAGCTCATAGGTGAAGGCCTGCATCAGCAGCTCGATGCAGGTGGTCAGCGCGGCGATGATCATCACGAACGCCGGCAGGCGCACCGCGGTGTTGACCACGCCTCGCACCAGCGAGACACCGATATTCGAACAGGTCAGTACCAGCATGGTCGCCAGGCCAAGGCCGAGGGCGTTGACCGCCGAGTTGCTGACGCCGAGCAGCGGGCAGAGACCGAGCAGCTGCACCAGCG harbors:
- a CDS encoding PA3496 family putative envelope integrity protein yields the protein MAEKEDIQIEDDFIAEDDDESSEAPVEVAKTNLTKRRIIDNLLEERRLQKELNDFDFDL
- the nth gene encoding endonuclease III; translation: MNAEKRREIFRRFHEDNPEPKTELAYSTPFELLIAVILSAQATDVGVNKATARLFPVANTPEAIYALGYDGLCEYIRTIGLYPSKAKNVIETCRILIEQHGSQVPDTREALEALPGVGRKTANVVLNTAFRQFTMAVDTHIFRVSNRTGIAPGKNVLEVERKLIRFVPKEYLLDAHHWLILHGRYVCKARKPQCGSCRIEDLCEYKHKTSDD
- the gloA gene encoding lactoylglutathione lyase, translated to MRLLHTMLRVGDMEKSIAFYTEVLGMTLLRRKDYPEGKFTLAFVGYGDEAHNSVIELTHNWGVEKYELGDGYGHIALEVEDVYKACEDIRARGGKITREPGPMKHGSSILAFVEDPDGYKIELLSPTRAD
- a CDS encoding electron transport complex subunit E, which encodes MSTPSYRELTVNGLWKNNPALVQLLGLCPLLGVSNSAVNALGLGLATMLVLTCSNIGVSLVRGVVNTAVRLPAFVMIIAALTTCIELLMQAFTYELYQILGIFIPLITTNCVILGRADGFAAKHNPLIAGFDGLVMGIGFCLVLVVLGGLRELFGTGALFANMHLLFGPVASDWQITLFSDYKGFLLAILPPGAFIVLGLLIALKNRIDQHLAERASAAQPVAPAASRRVRVTGVIE